A stretch of Desulfovibrio sp. UIB00 DNA encodes these proteins:
- a CDS encoding MarC family protein: protein MEFFTEVVGTSIKIYALMTPPAVLSAFISGTKGFDKKQKSMVAAKTSAAIFLIGVTLFLFGPHLFSLFGFTLDAFRIGAGVLLFLTAVSLMNDDGKDALSGKEGDISVVPLAIPLGMGPASIGAVMVMGASATEMHQVLVGVFSLLAAAFGMFVLLRMADGVVRALHRTGIAVLSKLTGLLLAAIAAQVIFTGIRAFLG from the coding sequence ATGGAATTTTTTACTGAAGTTGTGGGCACGAGCATCAAAATTTATGCGCTCATGACGCCCCCTGCCGTGCTGAGCGCCTTTATCAGCGGCACCAAGGGCTTTGATAAAAAACAGAAATCCATGGTGGCCGCCAAAACATCTGCGGCCATCTTTCTTATCGGCGTAACGCTGTTCCTGTTTGGCCCACACCTGTTTTCGCTTTTCGGCTTCACCCTTGACGCCTTTCGTATAGGCGCAGGCGTGTTGCTTTTTCTTACGGCAGTTTCCCTCATGAACGATGACGGCAAGGATGCGCTTTCCGGCAAGGAGGGCGACATCAGCGTTGTGCCGCTGGCCATACCGCTTGGCATGGGGCCTGCCTCCATCGGTGCGGTAATGGTCATGGGCGCGTCCGCCACAGAGATGCATCAGGTGCTGGTGGGCGTGTTTTCGCTGCTGGCCGCTGCCTTTGGCATGTTTGTGTTGTTGCGCATGGCCGATGGCGTGGTGCGCGCCCTGCACCGCACGGGCATTGCCGTACTGTCCAAGCTGACGGGACTTTTGCTGGCAGCCATTGCGGCGCAGGTGATTTTTACCGGTATACGGGCCTTTCTAGGGTAG
- the epsC gene encoding serine O-acetyltransferase EpsC, producing the protein MNKKQDITTTGMPLIDSVVERLCREDSLSTVWHRSGQGAPMPSLPVLSEILERLRAAIFPGYFGAATVRRESMRYHLAANLDSIHRLLGEQIVRGFCFSCEGLGIPCTSCETEGQQAALAFMDSLPEIRRLLAGDAKAAYEGDPAATSPGETIFCYPSLRAMFHHRIAHELYKLKVPVIPRIISEMAHGTTGIDIHPGAAIGEEFFIDHGTGVVIGETCIIGRNCRLYQGVTLGALSFPKNADGTLTKGNPRHPILCDNVTVYAGATILGRVTVGKGAVIGGNVWITQDVQAGARITQEKPRD; encoded by the coding sequence ATGAACAAAAAGCAGGATATCACCACGACCGGCATGCCCCTCATAGACAGCGTTGTTGAACGCCTCTGCCGCGAAGATTCGCTCAGCACCGTGTGGCACCGCTCGGGGCAGGGCGCGCCCATGCCGTCCTTGCCGGTGCTTTCCGAAATACTTGAGCGCCTGCGCGCGGCTATCTTTCCCGGCTATTTTGGCGCGGCCACGGTGCGGCGCGAATCCATGCGCTACCACCTTGCAGCCAATCTGGACAGCATCCACCGCCTGCTGGGTGAGCAGATCGTGCGTGGCTTCTGCTTCAGTTGCGAGGGGCTGGGCATCCCCTGCACATCGTGCGAAACAGAGGGCCAGCAGGCCGCGCTGGCTTTTATGGACAGCCTGCCGGAAATACGCCGCCTCCTCGCTGGCGACGCCAAGGCCGCCTATGAGGGAGACCCTGCGGCCACCAGCCCCGGTGAGACCATTTTTTGCTATCCTTCGCTGCGGGCCATGTTTCACCACCGCATTGCGCACGAACTCTATAAGCTCAAGGTGCCGGTCATTCCGCGCATCATTTCTGAAATGGCCCACGGCACGACGGGTATCGACATCCACCCCGGCGCCGCCATTGGCGAGGAATTTTTCATCGACCACGGCACCGGCGTGGTTATTGGTGAAACCTGCATCATCGGGCGTAACTGCCGCCTGTATCAGGGCGTGACTCTGGGCGCGCTCTCCTTTCCCAAGAATGCGGACGGAACCCTCACCAAGGGCAATCCCCGGCACCCCATACTGTGCGACAACGTCACTGTTTACGCCGGAGCCACGATTCTTGGTCGCGTGACAGTGGGCAAGGGGGCCGTGATTGGCGGTAATGTGTGGATTACTCAGGATGTGCAGGCTGGCGCACGTATTACTCAGGAAAAGCCTCGTGACTAA
- a CDS encoding FAD-linked oxidase C-terminal domain-containing protein — protein MLTKEDIRTHIAAFIGEKNMLTKQEDLVCYTYNAGGAAPSAFLPILVALPVTAEEVSKIVGFCNEHKISVVTRSQGSGLSVNAITESDYSIIISLQRMNSIIVEPETLMAVVGPGAITADIKKAAAAHSLMYPPDPASFTFSSIGGNVATDAGGLQCVKYGTTKSYVTGMQVVLASGEIIRAGGKCIKDVTGYNLTQLFTGSEGTLGVITEITLKLIPLPQAKRAMRVAFNNIENAAKAVSAIMTSGVVPSIMEFQEQTLIRAVEDYTHAGLPVDAGAMLLIEVDGDVSTLKPQVEVIRRVCEQLGMVDFHVAETAEEAEQLWVARRSGLPALARVAKGRLGGDPAVPINKLAQAVHMLFEVGKKHGIKVSCQGHAGDGNIHPHFFFNSDEEKKTAAKARSEFHYEIIKMGGTVSAEHGVGREKAPYITKQLGEAQVGAMRAIKKALDPNNILNPGCIFGGQA, from the coding sequence ATGCTGACAAAAGAGGATATTCGCACACATATTGCTGCATTTATCGGCGAAAAAAACATGCTCACCAAGCAGGAAGACCTCGTTTGTTACACCTACAACGCCGGCGGGGCGGCTCCCTCGGCCTTTCTGCCCATTCTGGTTGCACTGCCCGTCACCGCCGAAGAAGTCTCCAAGATTGTCGGCTTCTGCAATGAGCATAAAATCAGTGTAGTTACGCGCTCGCAGGGAAGCGGCCTCAGCGTCAATGCCATTACTGAAAGCGACTATTCCATCATCATTTCGCTGCAACGCATGAACTCCATCATCGTGGAGCCGGAAACCCTGATGGCTGTCGTTGGCCCCGGCGCCATCACAGCCGACATCAAAAAAGCAGCTGCCGCGCACAGCCTCATGTACCCGCCGGATCCCGCCAGTTTCACGTTTTCTTCCATCGGCGGCAACGTGGCGACCGATGCGGGCGGCTTGCAGTGCGTCAAGTACGGCACCACCAAGAGCTATGTCACGGGCATGCAGGTCGTGCTGGCTTCGGGCGAAATTATCCGCGCGGGCGGCAAGTGCATCAAGGACGTGACCGGCTACAACCTCACCCAGCTGTTCACAGGTTCCGAGGGCACTCTTGGCGTCATTACAGAAATCACCCTCAAGCTCATTCCCCTGCCGCAGGCAAAGCGCGCCATGCGCGTTGCCTTCAACAACATTGAAAACGCCGCCAAGGCTGTTTCTGCAATCATGACCAGCGGCGTTGTGCCCTCCATCATGGAATTTCAGGAACAGACACTGATCCGCGCGGTTGAAGACTACACCCATGCGGGCCTGCCCGTGGATGCGGGCGCAATGCTGCTCATCGAAGTAGACGGTGATGTTTCGACCCTCAAGCCGCAGGTGGAAGTGATCCGTCGGGTGTGCGAGCAGCTGGGCATGGTCGATTTTCACGTGGCAGAAACCGCAGAAGAAGCCGAGCAGCTCTGGGTTGCGCGGCGTTCCGGCCTGCCCGCCCTTGCCCGCGTGGCAAAGGGACGTTTGGGCGGCGACCCGGCGGTGCCCATCAACAAGCTTGCCCAGGCCGTGCACATGCTTTTTGAAGTGGGCAAAAAGCACGGCATCAAGGTGAGCTGTCAGGGGCATGCGGGCGACGGCAACATTCATCCGCACTTCTTCTTCAACTCGGATGAAGAAAAGAAAACAGCCGCCAAGGCCCGTTCCGAGTTCCATTACGAAATCATCAAGATGGGCGGGACAGTTTCTGCGGAACACGGCGTGGGCCGCGAAAAAGCGCCCTACATCACCAAGCAGCTGGGCGAAGCTCAGGTCGGGGCCATGCGGGCCATCAAAAAGGCTCTTGATCCCAACAATATCCTGAATCCTGGCTGCATCTTCGGAGGCCAGGCATGA
- a CDS encoding (Fe-S)-binding protein — protein sequence MSKSLDELKAAALKCTRCGQCLTICPVYGKTYEESNSSRGKLFLLRSLADGTVKPTKELMELAARCTLCMRCKAICPSGVNTTDLIMALRRKMAEEGQLPAAKSIAFKAVTKGRLFDMALSHAKPFQSILFKNTENGAGKVSRIPIPAAGLNLRRVVPALADKPLRKVMPAVSSPKGSARARVAFFPGCMLNYVYVNAGKALIDVLVANGVEVHLLDNLQCCGTPLFSSGDFDGAALLAENNARILSRGSFDAVITGCATCGSALSKEYGEVLQNSDALSAWEGFKDKVFDFSDFLTKLGPAPYVQNVPLKATYHDACHLVRGMGVSKQPRSLIRAIPGLRFVEMSRPDVCCGCAGTFSATHYDLSQQILADKTSDILSTGADVVATGCSACKMQLIDGLSHRGANIRVLHTAELLAKAYGL from the coding sequence ATGAGCAAGTCCCTGGACGAATTGAAAGCAGCCGCCCTCAAATGCACCCGTTGCGGGCAATGCCTCACTATCTGCCCGGTTTACGGCAAAACATACGAAGAATCCAATTCTTCACGCGGCAAGCTTTTTCTGCTGCGTTCTCTGGCGGACGGCACGGTAAAGCCCACCAAGGAGCTGATGGAACTGGCCGCCCGCTGCACTCTGTGCATGCGCTGCAAGGCCATCTGCCCTTCCGGCGTCAACACTACCGACCTGATCATGGCCTTGCGCCGCAAGATGGCGGAAGAAGGCCAGCTGCCAGCCGCAAAGAGCATAGCATTCAAAGCTGTCACCAAGGGTCGGCTGTTTGATATGGCCCTGAGCCACGCCAAACCTTTTCAGTCCATACTCTTCAAAAATACTGAAAATGGCGCGGGCAAGGTTTCACGCATTCCCATCCCCGCCGCAGGGCTGAACCTGCGCCGCGTTGTTCCGGCCCTGGCCGACAAACCGCTGCGTAAGGTCATGCCTGCCGTCAGCAGTCCCAAGGGATCCGCCCGTGCAAGGGTGGCCTTTTTCCCGGGCTGCATGCTCAACTATGTCTATGTCAATGCAGGCAAGGCCCTCATAGACGTGCTGGTTGCCAACGGCGTGGAAGTGCATTTGCTGGACAACCTCCAGTGCTGCGGCACACCGCTGTTTTCATCCGGCGATTTTGACGGCGCGGCCCTGCTGGCTGAAAACAACGCGCGCATCCTTTCGCGAGGCAGCTTTGACGCCGTCATCACCGGCTGCGCCACCTGCGGCTCGGCCCTGAGCAAGGAATACGGCGAGGTGCTGCAAAACAGCGATGCACTTTCGGCCTGGGAAGGATTCAAGGACAAGGTCTTCGACTTTTCCGACTTCCTCACCAAGCTTGGCCCTGCGCCCTATGTGCAGAACGTTCCCCTCAAGGCTACCTATCACGATGCCTGCCACCTTGTGCGCGGCATGGGCGTCTCCAAGCAGCCCCGCAGCCTCATCCGCGCCATACCCGGCCTGCGCTTTGTGGAGATGAGCCGCCCCGATGTCTGCTGCGGTTGCGCGGGCACGTTCAGCGCTACCCACTATGACCTGTCCCAGCAGATCCTTGCGGATAAAACCAGCGACATCCTGTCCACAGGGGCGGATGTTGTCGCCACTGGCTGTTCTGCCTGCAAAATGCAGCTTATCGACGGTTTGAGCCACCGAGGCGCAAACATTCGCGTACTGCACACTGCCGAACTGCTTGCCAAGGCATATGGCCTGTAA
- a CDS encoding 2-oxoacid:acceptor oxidoreductase subunit alpha, whose amino-acid sequence MKKQSKLIQGNAAIAQGAFYAGARFYAGYPITPSSEIAEIASRELPKLGGIFMQMEDELASMGAIVGASLAGVKSFTATSGPGFSLMQENLGMATMGEVPVVVVNVQRSGPSTGLATKPAQSDIMQLRWGRHGDQEIIALTPASVQECFDLTVKAFNLSEKYRVPVIMAPEEVCGHMRENVVIPDQGEVEVVDRSQPSCAPADYKPFCFDEGAVAPLARYGSDYVFHVTSSMHGENGFSCNTPENAGRRVAQLHTKIAKGRDEIVMTRYFGKEDCDTLIITSGVVTRAARSVAQEANASGGKVGVLQLQTLWPFADVEVREAARKAKRIIVAEMNYSGQLAGEVKKYVPDPSLVVGVNSYNGSIMTPAQIAAALK is encoded by the coding sequence ATGAAAAAACAAAGCAAGCTCATCCAGGGTAACGCCGCCATAGCCCAAGGCGCGTTCTACGCAGGAGCGCGGTTTTATGCCGGGTATCCCATCACCCCTTCGTCCGAAATTGCTGAAATCGCCTCGCGCGAGCTCCCCAAGCTTGGGGGGATTTTCATGCAGATGGAAGACGAACTGGCGAGCATGGGCGCCATTGTGGGCGCATCACTGGCAGGCGTGAAGTCGTTCACCGCCACCAGCGGCCCCGGTTTTTCGCTTATGCAGGAAAACCTCGGCATGGCGACCATGGGCGAAGTGCCCGTGGTGGTAGTGAACGTGCAACGCTCCGGCCCATCCACAGGTCTTGCCACCAAACCGGCCCAGTCCGACATCATGCAGCTGCGCTGGGGACGGCATGGAGACCAGGAAATTATCGCGCTGACCCCGGCCTCGGTGCAGGAATGCTTTGACCTGACGGTCAAGGCCTTCAACCTGTCCGAAAAATATCGCGTGCCGGTCATCATGGCCCCGGAAGAAGTCTGCGGCCACATGCGCGAAAACGTTGTTATTCCTGACCAGGGTGAAGTGGAGGTTGTTGACCGTAGCCAGCCCTCCTGCGCACCCGCAGACTACAAGCCCTTCTGCTTTGACGAAGGCGCGGTTGCGCCCCTGGCCAGATATGGCAGCGACTATGTTTTCCATGTCACCAGCTCCATGCACGGTGAAAACGGCTTTAGCTGCAATACGCCCGAAAATGCAGGACGCAGGGTCGCCCAGCTGCACACCAAGATTGCCAAGGGCCGTGATGAAATCGTCATGACGCGCTACTTCGGTAAAGAAGACTGCGACACCCTGATCATTACTTCCGGCGTGGTCACCCGCGCAGCCCGCAGCGTGGCGCAAGAGGCCAATGCCAGCGGCGGCAAGGTTGGCGTTCTCCAGCTGCAGACCCTGTGGCCCTTTGCCGATGTGGAAGTGCGGGAAGCCGCACGCAAGGCCAAGCGTATTATTGTTGCTGAAATGAACTATTCCGGTCAGCTAGCTGGAGAAGTGAAAAAGTATGTGCCGGATCCTTCGCTGGTTGTTGGGGTTAACAGCTACAACGGCAGCATCATGACCCCGGCCCAGATCGCAGCCGCCTTGAAGTAA
- a CDS encoding thiamine pyrophosphate-dependent enzyme: protein MAQAISRSLLNKEALPLMWCAGCGNGIVLNALLCAMDELNLKKEDVLVVTGIGCWGKADDYISANALHTTHGRALTFATGAKAANPNLHVIVLMGDGDGTTIGGNHLIHTARRNMDLTAIIVNNLNYGMTGGQYSATTPNGAITSTSVGGNPERGFDVCDLVRAAGANFVARESVTSGMRLKNRIVAGIQKKGFSLIEAMSPCSTLFGPRNKMKQPVDMLRNLKEKAVSQAKFDSIENAADLGYFVTGVIADKDVHDFNTRYEAERAVITAAKGGK, encoded by the coding sequence ATGGCACAGGCTATTTCACGCTCGCTTCTTAACAAAGAGGCACTGCCGCTCATGTGGTGTGCGGGCTGCGGCAACGGCATTGTCCTGAACGCGCTCTTGTGCGCCATGGACGAGCTGAATCTCAAAAAGGAAGACGTTCTTGTCGTCACCGGCATTGGCTGCTGGGGCAAGGCCGATGATTATATTTCCGCCAATGCCCTGCATACCACGCACGGGCGCGCCCTCACCTTCGCCACCGGCGCCAAGGCGGCCAACCCCAATCTCCACGTCATCGTTCTTATGGGCGACGGCGACGGCACCACCATTGGCGGCAACCACCTTATCCATACGGCCCGCCGCAATATGGACCTCACGGCCATCATTGTGAACAACCTGAACTACGGCATGACCGGCGGCCAGTATTCGGCGACCACGCCCAACGGGGCCATCACCAGCACGTCTGTTGGCGGCAACCCCGAGCGCGGCTTTGACGTGTGCGATCTGGTGCGCGCGGCAGGGGCCAACTTTGTCGCCCGCGAATCCGTCACCAGCGGCATGCGCCTCAAAAACCGCATTGTTGCCGGCATCCAGAAAAAAGGCTTTTCGCTTATCGAAGCCATGAGCCCCTGCTCCACCCTGTTCGGCCCCCGCAACAAGATGAAGCAGCCTGTGGATATGCTGCGCAATCTCAAGGAAAAGGCCGTTTCTCAGGCCAAGTTTGATTCCATCGAGAATGCCGCAGATCTTGGCTACTTTGTCACCGGCGTCATTGCCGACAAGGACGTTCACGATTTCAACACTCGCTACGAGGCCGAGCGCGCGGTGATCACGGCCGCCAAGGGAGGAAAGTAG
- a CDS encoding 2-oxoacid:acceptor oxidoreductase family protein, translating into MAQYEFIMAGTGGQGLVFCASFLAEAAILGGRNVVQSQSYGISQRGGFISAEVLMDDAEILFQQVVKPNLIIALNEVVGTRYDNAVAPVVYDTSLMKPRQLSNWIGIPMTEIAHELGAPKSANLAGLGAAMALTGALPLETLLSIAERKGKPEVAKINMEVIRRGAAAAEAARGGN; encoded by the coding sequence ATGGCCCAGTATGAATTTATCATGGCTGGCACCGGCGGGCAGGGCCTTGTGTTTTGCGCGTCCTTCCTTGCCGAAGCCGCTATTCTGGGTGGCCGCAACGTGGTGCAGTCCCAGTCGTACGGCATCTCGCAGCGCGGCGGCTTTATCAGTGCCGAAGTGCTGATGGACGATGCTGAAATCCTTTTCCAGCAGGTCGTCAAACCCAACCTGATCATTGCGCTGAACGAGGTTGTGGGCACCCGCTACGACAATGCCGTAGCCCCTGTTGTGTACGACACCTCGCTCATGAAACCCCGCCAGCTGAGCAACTGGATCGGCATACCCATGACCGAGATCGCCCACGAGCTGGGCGCGCCCAAATCGGCCAACCTTGCCGGTCTTGGGGCGGCCATGGCGCTTACCGGGGCACTGCCTCTGGAAACGTTGCTGAGCATCGCCGAGCGCAAGGGCAAACCCGAAGTGGCCAAGATTAACATGGAAGTTATCAGGCGGGGCGCTGCTGCTGCCGAAGCCGCCCGGGGGGGGAACTGA
- a CDS encoding 4Fe-4S dicluster domain-containing protein, producing MSEEKKTFEVCVDAVLCKGCGYCKELCPKSVYDFGTEYNAAGYLFMTPVNAQACIGCRTCMMVCPDFAIEVLEK from the coding sequence ATGAGCGAGGAAAAGAAAACTTTTGAAGTTTGCGTGGACGCCGTGCTCTGCAAGGGTTGCGGCTACTGCAAGGAACTCTGCCCCAAGTCTGTTTACGACTTCGGCACGGAATACAATGCGGCTGGCTACCTCTTTATGACTCCGGTCAATGCGCAGGCCTGCATAGGCTGCCGCACATGCATGATGGTCTGCCCCGACTTTGCCATTGAAGTTCTGGAAAAATAA
- a CDS encoding phosphate acyltransferase gives MVYKSFDELEAAVMQKAHKCKVAVVEAADEHVLEAVRHAVEVGLVEPLLFGKREDIAAKLKAIGLPGDAYPIVETATPQESATGAGMAVKEGRANFILKGLIQTGVLLKGLFKEETGFRTGRLISHMNIVQVATYPKLLALCDAAINIAPSLEQKRDIIQNAVDALARMGIDNPKVAVLASAETVNEKMPESVDAAALKEMNKNGKITGCLIEGPISYDLAVCTESAATKGYESPVAGDADLLVCPNIVTANVLIKCLRHTANALTAGIVVGGRVPVVLNSRAASAEDKFRTMVLAASAAG, from the coding sequence ATGGTATACAAGAGCTTTGACGAGCTTGAAGCAGCAGTGATGCAAAAGGCCCACAAGTGCAAGGTGGCTGTGGTGGAAGCCGCAGACGAGCATGTGCTTGAAGCTGTGCGGCACGCTGTTGAAGTGGGTCTTGTGGAGCCGCTGCTGTTTGGCAAGCGCGAAGATATCGCAGCAAAACTCAAGGCTATAGGCCTGCCGGGCGATGCTTACCCCATTGTTGAAACTGCCACGCCGCAGGAATCAGCCACCGGGGCCGGCATGGCGGTCAAGGAAGGCCGGGCCAACTTCATTCTCAAAGGCCTGATCCAGACCGGCGTTCTTCTCAAGGGGCTGTTCAAGGAAGAAACCGGCTTCCGCACCGGGCGTCTGATCTCGCACATGAATATTGTGCAGGTTGCCACCTACCCCAAGCTTCTGGCCCTGTGCGATGCCGCCATCAACATCGCGCCTTCGCTCGAACAGAAGCGCGACATTATCCAGAACGCGGTGGATGCCCTTGCGCGCATGGGCATTGATAACCCCAAGGTTGCGGTGCTGGCCTCTGCGGAAACCGTTAATGAAAAAATGCCTGAAAGCGTTGACGCCGCCGCGCTGAAAGAAATGAACAAAAACGGCAAGATCACTGGATGCCTGATTGAAGGCCCCATATCCTACGATCTGGCAGTATGCACTGAATCAGCCGCCACCAAGGGCTATGAAAGCCCCGTTGCAGGCGATGCCGACCTGCTGGTGTGCCCCAATATTGTCACCGCCAACGTGCTTATCAAGTGCCTGCGCCACACGGCCAACGCGCTGACCGCAGGCATAGTAGTGGGCGGCAGGGTGCCGGTGGTGCTCAATTCCCGCGCGGCAAGCGCTGAAGACAAGTTCAGAACCATGGTTCTTGCGGCCTCTGCTGCGGGGTAG
- the buk gene encoding butyrate kinase, producing the protein MAETNYTVLSINPGSTSTRIAVYKNHELLFQKKVDHPAESLRGFESNVAQFSIRLDAILKALQEEQFDLHQLSAVAGRGGKLPPLLQGAYLVDEGMLDFLRHRPIDDHASNLGALLAHEIAKPLNIPSYIYDAVVMDQMEDIAKLSGLPEIRRKASCHALNMRAMAIKAAANKGWKLADKNIIVSHMGAGISATVIHEGRMIDVITDEEGPYSPERSGGLPNRQLIDLCFSGKFDRHSATRRTRGQGGLMAYLGTNNALEVERRIAEGDEKARLVYDGMTYQVAKHIASLAAVINGKVDVVVLTGALANSSYIIDRVVPRIQFLGEVMVLPGENELEALAYGILRVLRKEEGFHTFHE; encoded by the coding sequence ATGGCGGAAACCAACTATACCGTTCTTTCCATCAATCCCGGTTCCACCTCGACGCGGATTGCCGTTTACAAGAACCACGAACTCTTGTTCCAGAAAAAAGTGGATCATCCGGCAGAATCCCTGCGCGGTTTTGAGAGCAACGTCGCCCAGTTTTCCATCCGCCTGGATGCCATACTGAAGGCGCTGCAAGAAGAGCAGTTTGACCTGCACCAGCTCTCCGCCGTGGCCGGGCGTGGCGGCAAACTGCCCCCGCTGTTGCAGGGCGCGTATCTTGTTGATGAGGGCATGCTGGACTTTCTGCGGCACCGTCCCATTGACGACCACGCCTCAAACCTCGGGGCGCTGCTGGCGCACGAAATCGCCAAGCCGCTGAACATCCCCTCCTACATCTATGACGCCGTGGTGATGGATCAGATGGAAGACATCGCCAAGCTCTCCGGCCTGCCGGAAATTCGCCGCAAGGCCTCGTGCCATGCCCTCAACATGCGCGCCATGGCCATCAAGGCCGCCGCGAACAAGGGCTGGAAGCTGGCGGACAAAAACATCATCGTCAGCCACATGGGTGCGGGCATCAGCGCCACGGTCATTCATGAGGGGCGCATGATTGACGTCATCACCGATGAGGAAGGCCCCTACTCGCCTGAACGCTCTGGCGGCCTGCCCAACAGGCAGCTTATCGATCTGTGTTTTTCGGGCAAGTTTGACCGCCATTCAGCCACGCGCCGCACGCGCGGTCAGGGAGGCCTGATGGCCTACCTTGGCACCAACAATGCCCTTGAAGTTGAACGCCGCATTGCCGAAGGCGATGAAAAAGCCCGCCTTGTGTACGACGGCATGACCTATCAGGTTGCCAAGCACATTGCCTCGCTGGCTGCGGTCATCAACGGCAAGGTGGATGTTGTGGTGCTGACCGGCGCATTGGCCAACTCCTCGTACATCATTGACCGCGTGGTGCCCCGGATACAGTTCCTCGGCGAGGTCATGGTGCTGCCGGGAGAAAACGAGCTGGAGGCGCTGGCCTACGGAATTTTGCGCGTACTGCGCAAGGAAGAAGGTTTCCATACCTTCCACGAATAG
- a CDS encoding SLC13 family permease produces MAEIAAENKGNLVKNIRLAGSVLSIILGIWVALQAPPEGLNEKTMIALGITVWAVGWWITEIVPEFVTGLMMCILWSAFKCVPFKTAFATFSTSGWWIMVGAFALGAVAGKTGLLKRISLWVLKLFPASFAGQVWGLIGSGTVIGPLIPSMNAKATLSSPIAMGISDELGIERKSNAANGLFGACYVGFILMGHMFMSGSFSHYVLVGMLPEAYRGVTWLQWLLWSLPYGVCVFLGMGLFIVTCYKPKEKVSLPAGYSNAQLEKLGPMTRNEKLCMGVLIVTLLMWMTESLHKISAGEVSLMAMCVLMLLKVMDKNDFKTGIDWSSVVFVGSILNMASVIQSLKVDRWLGTELQPLLANVISEPALFIVTLVVVASLVKLVIVSLTSASAIFVLILPPIMIAHGMNPWIACMVTFAGSDIWYLSYMNSIYLCAHFGTQGKMARHGAMIKLSAAYTAICIVAFLISIPYWKMLGLIK; encoded by the coding sequence ATGGCTGAAATCGCTGCTGAAAACAAAGGGAATCTGGTCAAGAACATTCGCCTTGCGGGGTCTGTTCTTTCCATCATCCTTGGTATCTGGGTTGCCCTGCAAGCACCACCGGAAGGCCTGAACGAAAAGACCATGATTGCTCTTGGCATCACCGTGTGGGCTGTAGGCTGGTGGATCACCGAGATCGTACCCGAATTTGTCACCGGTTTGATGATGTGTATCTTGTGGTCGGCCTTCAAGTGCGTGCCCTTCAAAACAGCGTTTGCCACATTTTCCACCTCCGGCTGGTGGATCATGGTCGGTGCATTCGCCCTGGGCGCAGTGGCAGGCAAAACAGGCCTTTTAAAGCGCATCTCACTCTGGGTTCTCAAGCTGTTCCCTGCCAGTTTTGCCGGTCAGGTGTGGGGGCTGATTGGTTCGGGCACGGTGATCGGGCCGCTCATTCCCAGCATGAACGCCAAGGCCACGCTTTCTTCGCCCATCGCCATGGGCATCAGCGATGAACTTGGCATTGAACGCAAGTCAAACGCGGCCAACGGCCTGTTCGGCGCATGCTATGTGGGCTTTATCCTCATGGGCCACATGTTCATGAGCGGCTCGTTCAGCCATTACGTTCTGGTGGGCATGCTGCCCGAGGCCTATCGCGGCGTTACGTGGCTGCAGTGGCTTTTGTGGTCGTTGCCCTATGGCGTGTGCGTCTTCCTCGGCATGGGTCTTTTCATCGTGACCTGCTACAAACCCAAGGAAAAAGTCAGCCTGCCCGCAGGCTACAGCAACGCCCAGCTTGAAAAGCTCGGGCCCATGACCCGTAATGAAAAGCTGTGCATGGGCGTACTTATTGTCACCCTGCTCATGTGGATGACCGAATCGCTGCACAAGATATCTGCCGGTGAAGTTTCGCTCATGGCCATGTGCGTGCTCATGCTGCTCAAGGTTATGGACAAGAATGATTTCAAGACGGGCATCGACTGGTCGTCCGTTGTTTTCGTGGGCAGCATCCTGAACATGGCCTCGGTTATCCAGTCTCTCAAGGTTGACCGCTGGCTTGGTACGGAACTGCAGCCCCTCCTTGCCAACGTGATTTCAGAACCCGCCCTGTTCATTGTGACCCTGGTGGTTGTGGCCTCGCTCGTCAAACTGGTTATTGTGTCGCTCACGTCCGCCTCGGCCATCTTTGTGCTGATTCTTCCGCCCATCATGATCGCCCACGGCATGAACCCCTGGATCGCCTGCATGGTCACCTTTGCCGGCAGTGATATCTGGTACCTGAGCTACATGAACTCCATTTACCTTTGCGCCCATTTCGGCACGCAGGGCAAAATGGCGCGGCACGGAGCCATGATTAAACTTTCGGCTGCATATACCGCCATATGTATAGTGGCCTTCCTTATCAGCATACCCTACTGGAAAATGCTCGGCCTCATAAAGTAA